The genomic stretch CTAAAGACGGTTATAATTTCTAAAACATCTTTGGCTAATTCTTCTTCAAATCTCACATTCTCATCGCCCTTATTGATGATAATCACTTCTACTTCTTTAGCTTCACAAATGCTGAATACCAATTCAGCTCTAAAGCGTAATAATCTGTCTTTATGCGTTAATACAAGGCGTTTGACTTGATTGTCTAAGATTAAATTTAAAAGCTTGGTTAAGCCTTTTTTATAGTAATTCATGCCACTCCCTAAATCTTGTATCACTTCATAGTTAAAGCCGCATTTAGCGCAATAAAGCTCTAAAACTTGAACTTGTCTGATTAAGTCATCTTGTTGGTCATGCGAGCTTACTCTAGCATAAGCTATTGTTTTTAATTCATCTTGATTAAAGACTACGCTTCTATTGATACGCCTTAAACTTTCTAACTTATAACGCCTTTCACCGCCTTTAGTGAGTTCATCAGGTTTTAACAAATCTTTT from Helicobacter pylori encodes the following:
- a CDS encoding IS607 family transposase; the encoded protein is MNKRMLSIGQASKLLGVTIQTLRNWDKKDLLKPDELTKGGERRYKLESLRRINRSVVFNQDELKTIAYARVSSHDQQDDLIRQVQVLELYCAKCGFNYEVIQDLGSGMNYYKKGLTKLLNLILDNQVKRLVLTHKDRLLRFRAELVFSICEAKEVEVIIINKGDENVRFEEELAKDVLEIITVF